A region from the Vanacampus margaritifer isolate UIUO_Vmar chromosome 5, RoL_Vmar_1.0, whole genome shotgun sequence genome encodes:
- the ece2b gene encoding endothelin-converting enzyme 2b encodes MSVALQDLRNTMSSYKRATLEEDEASDVAAEASSSPDRLEVGFTKSGTALVARRTRMELLLGVLLLLSLLALLACLLVLGLAFGPGAGGADLCLTEACVKVASQMVEAMDRAVDPCCDFYQFACGGWMRKNPLPDGRSRWSTFNSIWEQNQALLKHLLENGTFNGSSEAEKKTQSYYLSCLNTQKIQDLGAQPLVDLIARVGGWNLTGAWDKDNFMEVLKVVSGPYRAQPFFSVAVSTDPKNSNSNVIQVDQSGLFLPSRDYYLNKTANDKVLQAYLDYMVELGTLLGGSPAAALEQMRQIVDFETQLANITVPQDQRRDEEKIYHKVAIAELQTLAPAVDWLDLLSSCLSPLELNDSEPVVVYAREYLQQVSQLINRTEHSLLNNYMMWTLVQKSVSSLDQRFENAQDKLLESLYGTKKSCTPRWQTCIGNTDDTLGFALGALFVKATFDKHSKDIAEEMINGIRAAFKRALDRLSWMDDDTRQAAKEKADSIYDMIGFPEFIMDAKELDEVYDGYDVSEESFFQNMLNFYNFSSRVMADQLRKTPNKDQWSMTPPTVNAYYMPTKNGIVFPAGILQAPFYARDHPKALNFGGIGVVMGHELTHAFDDQGREYDKEGNLKPWWRNSSVEAFRRRTECMVEQYNRYAVHSEHVNGKQTLGENIADNGGLKAAYNAYQMWVRKNGEEKRLPAVNLTNEQLFFVGFAQVWCSVRTPESAHEGLVTDPHSPPRYRVIGTLSNSAEFSRHFQCPVGTPMNTGRRCEVW; translated from the exons ATGAGCGTCGCGCTGCAGGATCTCCGCAACACG ATGTCGAGCTACAAGCGAGCCACGCTGGAAGAGGACGAAGCCTCGGACGTCGCGGCTGAGGCGTCCTCGTCTCCCGACAGACTGGAG GTGGGCTTCACTAAGAGCGGAACGGCGCTGGTGGCCCGACGGACCAGGATGGAACTTCTGCTGGgcgtcctgctgctgctcagccTGCTGGCCCTGCTGGCTTGCCTGCTGGTCCTCGGACTGGCCTTCGGTCCAG GCGCTGGCGGCGCCGACCTGTGTCTGACGGAGGCGTGCGTGAAGGTGGCCAGCCAGATGGTGGAGGCCATGGACCGCGCCGTCGACCCCTGCTGCGACTTCTACCAGTTTGCCTGCGGCGGCTGGATGCGCAAGAACCCGCTTCCGGACGGACGCTCGCGCTGGTCCACTTTCAACAGCATCTGGGAGCAGAACCAGGCGCTCCTCAAACATCTGCTGG AGAACGGCACCTTCAACGGCAGCAGCGAAGCCGAGAAGAAGACGCAGTCCTACTACCTGTCCTGCCTCAACACGCAGAAGATCCAAGACTTGGGCGCGCAGCCGCTGGTCGACCTCATCGCCAGG GTGGGGGGCTGGAACCTGACGGGAGCGTGGGACAAGGACAACTTCATGGAGGTGCTGAAGGTGGTGTCGGGGCCGTACCGGGCGCAACCCTTCTTCAGCGTGGCCGTCAGCACCGACCCCAAGAACTCCAACAGCAACGTCATCCAG GTGGACCAGTCGGGGCTCTTCCTGCCGTCCCGCGACTATTACCTCAACAAAACGGCCAATGACAAG GTGCTGCAGGCCTACTTGGACTACATGGTGGAGTTGGGCACCCTCCTGGGGGGCTCGCCGGCGGCGGCGCTGGAGCAGATGCGGCAGATTGTGGACTTTGAGACGCAGCTGGCCAACATCACCGTGCCGCAGGACCAGCGGCGCGACGAGGAGAAGATCTACCACAAGGTCGCCATCGCCGAGCTTCAG acGCTGGCCCCCGCCGTGGACTGGCTGGACTTGCTGTCATCGTGCTTGTCGCCGCTGGAACTGAACGACAGCGAGCCGGTGGTGGTCTACGCGCGAGAATATCTGCAACAGGTCTCCCAACTCATCAACAGGACGGAGCACAG TTTGTTGAACAACTACATGATGTGGACGTTGGTTCAGAAGAGCGTGTCCAGTCTGGATCAACGTTTCGAGAACGCGCAGGACAAACTACTGGAAAGTCTCTACGGCACCAAAAAG TCGTGCACGCCGCGCTGGCAGACGTGCATCGGCAACACGGACGACACGCTGGGCTTCGCGCTGGGGGCGCTTTTCGTCAAGGCCACCTTCGACAAGCACAGCAAAGACATC GCAGAGGAGATGATCAACGGGATTCGAGCCGCCTTCAAACGAGCTTTGGACCGCCTCAGCTGGATGGACGACGACACCAGACAAGCCGCTAAAGAAAAG GCAGATTCCATCTACGACATGATCGGCTTCCCCGAATTCATCATGGACGCCAAAGAACTGGACGAGGTTTACGACGGG TACGACGTTTCGGAAGAAAGTTTCTTCCAGAACATGTTGAACTTCTACAACTTCTCTTCGAGAGTCATGGCCGACCAACTGAGGAAAACTCCCAACAAAGACCA GTGGAGCATGACTCCGCCCACGGTCAACGCCTACTACATGCCCACCAAGAACGGAATCGTCTTCCCCGCCGGAATCCTTCAGGCTCCGTTCTACGCCCGCGACCATCCCAA GGCTCTGAACTTCGGCGGCATCGGGGTGGTGATGGGCCACGAGCTGACGCACGCCTTTGACGACCAAG GGCGCGAGTACGACAAGGAGGGCAACCTGAAGCCGTGGTGGCGCAACTCGTCGGTGGAGGCCTTCCGCCGCAGAACCGAGTGCATGGTGGAGCAGTACAACCGGTACGCCGTCCACTCGGAGCACGTCAACGGCAAGCAGACGCTCGGGGAGAACATCGCCGACAACGGAGGCCTCAAGGCCGCGTACAAC GCCTACCAGATGTGGGTCCGCAAGAACGGCGAGGAGAAGCGACTTCCTGCCGTCAACCTGACCAACGAGCAGCTCTTCTTCGTGGGTTTTGCGCAG GTGTGGTGCTCCGTCCGGACACCAGAGAGCGCTCACGAGGGTTTGGTGACCGACCCGCACAGTCCACCTCGCTACCGCGTCATCGGCACGCTCAGCAACTCGGCCGAATTCAGCAGACATTTTCAGTGCCCCGTGGGAACCCCTATGAACACTGGGAGGCGCTGCGAAGTCTGGTAG
- the LOC144051769 gene encoding somatostatin-1-like: MKMYSSSSRGLLLLLLAVCASTAVLTRTNARRGATLHSYKQDWVGPSAAEAVLLDLLQMAAEEDERGDGAEDGAELQPSAGVADPAGLQAAALGPRERKAGCKNFFWKTFTSC, translated from the exons ATGAAGATGTACTCGTCCTCCTCACGGGGCCTCCTGCTGCTCCTGCTCGCCGTCTGCGCCTCCACAGCCGTGCTCACGCGCACCAACGCCAGACGCGGGGCAACACTCCACTCCTACAAACAG GACTGGGtgggcccgtcggcggcggagGCGGTCCTCCTGGACCTCCTCCAGATGGCGGCGGAAGAGGACGAGCGTGGGGACGGCGCGGAGGACGGCGCGGAACTGCAGCCATCGGCGGGCGTGGCCGATCCGGCGGGCCTCCAGGCGGCGGCGCTGGGCCCTCGTGAACGCAAAGCGGGCTGCAAGAACTTCTTCTGGAAAACGTTCACGTCTTGCTGA
- the LOC144051768 gene encoding somatostatin-2-like, producing MRGCERSLLVVCLLLCGSAVSSQPDPDRDQDRDWDLDLDLDKRQHQMLQQAAHGTGDLSQGWSERALEQLLARMAPASERLSARMTAERSAERSVEPPNNLPPRERKAGCKNFYWKGFTSC from the exons ATGCGCGGATGCGAGCGTTCCCTGCTGGTCGTGTGCCTGCTGCTGTGCGGCTCGGCCGTTTCCTCGCAGCCTGACCCGGACCGGGATCAAGACCGGGACTGGGATCTGGATCTGGATCTGGACAAGCGCCAGCACCAGATGCTGCAACAAGCGGCTCACGGCACCGGCGACCTGTCGCAG GGTTGGAGCGAGCGAGCGTTGGAGCAGCTGCTGGCCAGGATGGCGCCGGCCAGCGAGCGGCTGTCGGCCAGGATGACGGCGGAACGCTCGGCCGAGCGCTCGGTGGAGCCCCCCAACAACCTGCCCCCCCGCGAGCGCAAGGCCGGATGCAAGAACTTCTACTGGAAGGGCTTCACTTCCTGTTAG